Part of the Cydia pomonella isolate Wapato2018A chromosome 5, ilCydPomo1, whole genome shotgun sequence genome is shown below.
CGAACAAAGTATAACTTTCTTGTTACGTCTGTAAGGTGTGGAAACTGTACACCACCCATGCGGTTAACGTAGGAAATAGCCGTTGTATTGTCAATTCTTAACAGAATTTGACAGTCATGATAAGACTTTACGAAAACTTTAAGTCCAAAAAAGGCGGCCAAAatctctaaataatttatgtgtTGTGAGCGTTCTTCGGCGCTCCACAACCCACTACCCCGGTCGTTACCACAGGCGGCCCCCCCATCCCATAGTTGAGGCATCACTATAGATCTCTAGACAATACTTATCATAATTGTCATATACTTATCAAAATTGTCATCAtcaattacatttaaatatttacgacGCTCTAGTTCTTTGGTGTAAAGCCAACCATATTCGACAGCTGGGCATGCCGAAGTAAGTAAACCCATAACACGAGCAAAATCTCTAATTTAACAACGTTTCTAATTACGGAATGTGTTCAtttcagatttaattttttcaatttcttttcagtggtaaagtaacctCTAAATTTTTTGAGTCTATGATGAATCCCAAAAATTTACAACTCGCATGAGGCGTTAAATTACTCTTTTCATGGTTTACAATGAAACCTAGGGATTGTAAAAGGTTTATAGTGTCTGATACATTTTCTAGACATGTATTAGGTACCTAGATATCAATAACAAATCGTCAAGGTACACGGTGGACAGATAGCCGCAAGATCTAAGCAGACTAATGATTGGCTTCATAATTTTAGTGAAAACATAAGGTGCGTTGTTTAAACCGAACGGCAAGACATTGAActgatataatttattttggaaAGTAAATCTAaggtactttttaaaatatccaTGTATTGGTATTAAAAAGTACGCGTCCTTGAGATCTAGGTTACACATATAGCTATCCTTAGATATTAATTTCAAGGCCGTGCGTAGGTCTTcaagtttaaaatgttttgtatttataaatttgtttaGCTCTTTCAAACTTAAGATAAATCTCATTTTTCCGTTCGGTTTAGGTACCAAAAAAACTGGGGATATAAATTGGCCTTCACAGCTCTGACATTCCGAAATGGCGCCTATGCATAGTAGGTCGCTAACAGAATGTCGGAACTGTGTTCTCTCTGAATCAGAATACGCCCTAGGGGCAGGTGGCGTACGCTGTACGACAGGCCTTGAAAAGGGTATTTGATAACCTTGTATCCACGAGAGTATAATTTTGTCGTTAGTTAGAAGTGACCACTGAAGTGAAGTGATAGCTGAAGTGAGCTAAGCGGCCGGCAAACTTTACCATATCTATCGGCGGGTGCTGCGCCTGTGATGCGGATGCGATGATTTTCTCGAGGAGTTGTCGCGACGGCTCTTCAGTGCAGGCTCCTTCGTCCTCTGAGTACCCTTCGGCCTGTAATAATTCTGGGGAGGACCTCGCCAGTTTAAATTCTTGGGgggtactttattattattgttcttCTTAGCCTGCAGACCTGAGGTCGATGGTGTGGCTTTCAAATCATCTCCTGATTTATTTATGGCCTTAGCGGCTTTTATTTTTTCCGCAAGTTCCTGACTGAAGAGTAACTTGTCAATTTTGGTTGTTTGTAATTCGTCTTTAAGCTCCTTCTTTAAGTTATGAAGAATAAAGTTCCTCCTAACTAACGATTCTGCGTGCTGACTGTCACATAGAATCTTACAAGAGTCCATTAATAGCTGTATCAGCTTTGTGTTCTTTGGTTGTTCAGTCAAGAGCAAGGTAAGGCTCTCTGATAAGGCGGAAATTGCAGATGAAATCTGTTTCTGTCGTATTTCTATGCTTTTGTCCCTCTTAAAGACATGTTCATGGACGGCGGCTTTTACCTCAGGATTGAGGGTAGGTGCATCAATCAAGGCGCTATTTGCAGGAGGTAAGTACCTGTCTAAAAGTTCCTTACGTGTATCTTTACCTAGCCCATTAGTAGCTATATGTTGCAAGCGTACTGCAAGATCAGGTCTGATCTCCTTGCCGTAGACTCTGACTTGAGAGGGGTCGTCCCCTAATATTTTAAGGAGATCTTCGTCGAGATCCATTGCGTCAGAGGCGTCCATAGCTGGCTCGCCTAGCGGCAACGATGTTGGTGAGTTGTTTACCTCCTGAGCGACGCATAATTGTGGGGTCGGGGCTGGCTCGGCGCTTGTCGAAAGTAAAGCAGGCGCAGACCTTCTCGTCAGCGGTGGAGCAGGCGCTGCTGGGCTCTCTGCTGCGCGCATCTGAAGAGGTGTGGCCAATCTTTCCGTTGGCCGGACGGGCGCGGGGTGGATGACCCTTACACTGGATTCCTGTTCGTTGTCGGGCACGTCTGAAATACAACGATCTGACGTTGTAGTAAAAAAAGCAAAGATGTTAGCCTTAGATGCTAACTGCATTGCTATATGCCCAAAAGAACGGGTGTCggtacaatattatgttttattaaataaatatatagcaaAGATGTCGGCCTCAATGCGGACTGCAATGCTTTGTACCGTTGAAGAAAGGTAACGCTCAATACGTCTAGGAATTACAATGATCCAATGACGCAGTCGTAGTAGCAGAGATGTTGGCCTTAGTGCCGACTGCAATGCTACCTTGCGTGACAATATTAGGTAAGTGACAGCCCCATGAGCTGCCCGCATTCCTAATTTTATGTCCATTGCAACGACTATTAACGGTCTATTCGAACAAAAGAAACGGTTAGGTGAGCGTTTTACCTTCAATGATTATCGGCTCCTGCGACGAACGAGGTCTTGAGGGTGCGCGGTGTCGCGGGCGCGGTGAAGCTGACCTGGACCGTGACGAAGATGAACTGGACGACGACGATTGTGATCCGGAAGACGGCGACAGCGATGCGGCAGATCCTTGTCGATCACTACGTTTACGCCGTGCACGAATTAACATGCGTTCGAGTTTTTTAACTTTTCTCGCAATGCACTCATAATCATTTGAATTCGTACGTGTACGTTTGACCATGATTATTCGTTTATTCGCGGCGTAATTTTTCACGTGCGGAGTGGCGGAGCACTGAAATGTGAATGATGGCGCGAATTCGGGTAGAAGCCAGGTAAGATAAGTTACAATATAcccgccaaaaaaaaaaaaaaaaaaatgtttgagcaAATGTTTTTGCCGCTAAGTCTCCGAAATAAAGTGCGTGAATGGCGACACCGTATGTGTTACTACATGTGATAAATGCTAACCTCGAGGACAAGCTTgagtataattaaaaattattgtatgaaatacctacattgttgccaactttattttaaatgtcatctctgaCAAATAAGTAAACCATAGacaagattttttaatttcattcatttattttcccGCCCGTATCCTCCATTCTTTGTTACTTCTTGAATGTGGTTATTGTGGTAAGTCACTAAAAAATCGCTGCCTTCAAATTCGCGATagatgacatgaaaaatatttgttaaattcacaattttatttcaaagtaagtgcttggtcgtagaaaaagtattgtatgcaacgttgtttaactgagtcaaaaaatactcgtagcgtctttattaacaattttcggcttcgcctcaaattgttactcacgccactcgccttttttgacctctcttaaacaCCGGTTGGTAAAAGTcataatacaaagaaaataaaggTAGTGAACTTTTGGTATGTGTTGGTATCTCCTGTTAAATGTATGCCAAGTTTCATATCATTACAgcatgttgttttaaaatgagagcgtaccTAACTTCGATATTATGGCGGTTGCTAGCCTATTgtgaaataatgaatagaataaggcgttactttgcggaaatccatattaataaaaaaaaaattactttactaatccgcgaaaagataacgtgcaaGTCAATCAGttctaacccgttatacttacttgcgtatttttacatgcaattaatgtatgttcagtcgtcggacttcggaccgacaacatctcctgaggatgcctcgtaaaGGCGAAACACGTGTTGAGTTTTGTGCTTTCGGTGATGGATTGTTATATTTACTTACGTATTTATTATTGcagtgggagggtgggaacattaattgtatgtaaaattacgcaagtaagtataacgagTTAGCACTTTGACTAGCACGtaatcttttcgcggattaatatttatttacaaagtaatatttattgttttaattaggcTATTGTGATTCTTAACATTTTTGACGctgtgtcaaacacaaaagatgtcactcggacgccacgtcatcgaagtgtcaaaactgaaattgaactttatgcatatgtaAGTAGGTCTATGTTAGTCCGGTGGTCTGTGTCGGATTAATCCACCTTCGACGTTGGACCTAcagatatatccgtcattggcgtcaaaaagaTGAATGACATAAGTATTATAGAGGAAAATTAGTGTTGGCAATATTTATCAATAGTTTGCTATAGCAAACGCAGTGCAAGGAGGCGGCGGGCTCTTAGGGCAAAAAAATGGTTTGAACTTGATCAGTTTTTATATTTGCTaacaagtttttggcaaaaatttcatttttggtacaagcttttatcgcagactgtacttttctttccgcaggcaactaatactcatcgagccaattctaaaaaccccaaacacaattaggttgcgttgttttatcacagagttcctatgtccacctcttgtctccatcatcagatcagctcgatggtaccataatattgcacccgacttacatatgcatgcaaactttcagctcaattggaaaccgggaagtggatcaaatttaacttgcaagatttgattacaaacagacaacggtcaggtgaaagtaaataaaagcttgtaaaaataatgaatgacTTACCTTTTCCTTGCAAAATTCCTGTACTCTCCAATACATAGTACCCTTGTCTCTCTCCAACCTCAACTGTACGTCGCGATACTGAGTCGATTCGTCCtctaaaaaaaggtttaaaaaaaaaacatattttacaaaagATTTTTCATCACAACAGTTCGAAGAAGCTctcttttttcttcaaaaagaGATGGGTAAGTTATATGTAAAGAGGAAGGGCGAAGTAATTTgacgcaaattttgagttgtttactCATGTTGACTAGTAGAGCATGgtcttttaagtgatgattttgaattttaaatattttatgtcacATATATCATACACCCTCTAttatgccttcaaaatccgcaaataatggccaacattacgataaactgttttgttacaacaaatttcttatctgtgatactgataatgttgtaattgggtacttgacacatgtagagtattataacaaaatttccattacaaaaaagtgaaatttaaatatatgttaagataataataaaaaaggcaTCAGtctccaaaaaatatttttttttttaactttcaaaaataaagaagaaaatgGTACATTacattccttacattttattgaacaaataattgtataacaactatatatatacataaacgcaatatttcagggtcaaaataacaattttcttgatctttcatacatttagaacatttacattttatttatttagattgtGTCGTCACGTCACATTAAAATTGCTTCATAgtagtaaaaaaatcaaaatccatttggtgacattcaaatttggaacatctctgaaaaaattCGATTTGActtctattttaatatcagtcgagatgcctttttgttcgaaatgaaatgtcaattgcacacaattttgacatatgtcgcatgttagtttgtatggaatgatacggaaataggcccccgactctagtttgtctctgaataaaaaaaaactacgaatgcgtgacatgcgtgaaaaaagttttcatttaccgccatttgacgtacagattatcttttaattcgttttaagtataaaatgaatatgttttgttctttttaaattactatagctaaaatttcgtgtaaaatgaccgataaaaatatttcggtggcGCCACCGCAtctccgcgagttccgccaagagagcaacgatgtcccaacgttggctgtaatttggattagtgaatatatcatagaaagtttataatatgtgtgtagataaaatagtgtatgtaactgtacataattaggcattaaaacactcgtgtgatccttttaagaaacttgCTTCGTtagtttcttaaacccacactcgtgtatttaaTGTCTGacgtagcagtcacataaactactataataacattaatttggattcgttttgtaattttatcctCGCGTTgggtaaaagtaaaaaaagtaagCAAATTAGCTCTTAAGATGTAGTAATGTGGTCTCATATAATTTAACAGAAACTATTGTAGTAGTTTGTTATTTCTGCatattcattttctctttttgcatacagacacaaacacacacatacacacatacacacacacacatacacatgtttacatttataagttaaatttctCAGAATTAATGatactaaagtttttaaatttttatctaaaattatataaataaaacatctcctGCAACAAAATTTTTGGGGAGGAGCGCTGTTTACCCTAAAttacaggttatacctatttaggaagcagagtttctaatttaaggaaatctatgtaatttgatgtttatgaaataaataaattaattcattcatttatttttaagattgcTCCGCCCTTGCAGAGTCCATATTATGTAATGCTATGTAATATGTttgcaataaatgcttttgacttttGGAGATTTCATGTTTcaccttgaaaccctcgcaacgctgaATATTCCACTTTTAGAACCACGAGCGAGCACAGCATAGGTAgtaatctttcgcttgctcgggcaTGAATATgagcacgaggggttaaacgATAACTTTGCCccctaataaaacaaataactattttagttCTGTTACCTGGGTCTCCAGGTATCAACTGATAGGCCGGTTTCGCCGTTCCTTTGTTGAATACTTTCAAGAACTTGGGAAACAGTTTTGGAACGTTCAACCTGCAATCAGTAAACA
Proteins encoded:
- the LOC133517986 gene encoding uncharacterized protein LOC133517986 isoform X2; the protein is MVKRTRTNSNDYECIARKVKKLERMLIRARRKRSDRQGSAASLSPSSGSQSSSSSSSSSRSRSASPRPRHRAPSRPRSSQEPIIIEDVPDNEQESSVRVIHPAPVRPTERLATPLQMRAAESPAAPAPPLTRRSAPALLSTSAEPAPTPQLCVAQEVNNSPTSLPLGEPAMDASDAMDLDEDLLKILGDDPSQVRVYGKEIRPDLAVRLQHIATNGLGKDTRKELLDRYLPPANSALIDAPTLNPEVKAAVHEHVFKRDKSIEIRQKQISSAISALSESLTLLLTEQPKNTKLIQLLMDSCKILCDSQHAESLVRRNFILHNLKKELKDELQTTKIDKLLFSQELAEKIKAAKAINKSGDDLKATPSTSGLQAKKNNNNKVPPKNLNWRGPPQNYYRPKGTQRTKEPALKSRRDNSSRKSSHPHHRRSTRR